The genomic DNA AACGGACTTTAACATCTCGTAAATTGTTTTCTTTGATATAACGAATCAAATACTCTTTTGTTTCTTTAGAAATATGATGGTTGTCTGCTTTTAGATTCCAAAGTACGAGTTTGGAAGGAAGCGAAAAAATCCAATTTCCAGTTTGGTCTAAAATCCAAACTGGTTCCCCTTCTTCAAATTGTGGATCATCTTCTGTAAATTCAGGACTAGGGAGATATGGATTTCCATAGTTATATGGTTTTTCCAATGAATAACAGTTGGTGATACCAAACCCAAGTCCAAGAAATAAAACAAAGGAAAAAAACTTCATAAACTTTCCATGATTTCCTTGAGTTTAGGGTCAACTGGTTCTTGTTTTGTGGGCGTTTGTTTTTGTTTGATGGTTGGTGCCGGTGGTTCAGGTTCCAGAGTTGGATCTGCAGGAGAACTTTCGTTATACCCGGAAAGAGTTTCCAAACGAGTAAAAAATTCTGTTAAAGAATTTCTTCCCAATTGGTTCAATTGATCTTCCCGATTCCCACGAAATCCATTATAAGGAACGTACCAAATCAAAGGAACAACGAAAAGAATACTCCCTGTTAAATAACAATTGGTCACTCGAGAATCAATTTCATCATAATAAGAAAACTCTTCTTCGGATTGGCCTTGGATTTGGATTCGCGCTTTCATCCGCACAAAAGTTAAATTTTTAGAACATCTGTCGAGAGAAACTAACTGGTATTCATCGACAAAAATTTTACCACCACGACCAAGTAACAAAGGAAACCGATTCCCTCGAATGGAAAGTTCCTTACGAATCAAATAGGACAAAGGACCGTATTCATTGGGGAGTCCTTCTGGATTGGCAAAATACCCATCATAAACCCCCATTTTCATTCGGTTTTCCTCTTTGACTTTGATTTCAATATGATCCATTTTTTTGACAAATTCAAAGGGAGATTCTTTGGGAAAGGGCCTATACACTCGAAGGGAAATCCCACAACTAGATACAAAAAACGAAACGAAAACAATAATGATAAAATGAAACCTTAGTTTAAAAAACATAAGTATACCCAATGAAAATATTCGAAATGGCGTAAATCCGAGAAGAACGTTTGTCTGTTCCATCTGCTTCATAGAATGCAGAACTTAAATAATAATCCCGAACCCCTGAAAGAAAGGACTCCTCATTCAACGACCGAATCCCTGGTGCAGAAGATTCATTCGCTCTCCAAATGTATTGGATTGCTTGAATTCCTATTTGAAATTTATGATGTGTGAGAGGTTGCCAATTGGCCTGGGCCAAAATATCGATTCCTACAACTGATGTCTGGAGTGGTTTTTCTGAAAATAAAGAATACGCTTCTCCTCTCGACACTTGGGATTCTGCAAATCGAGAAAGACCTCCGTTTCCAGTCATGATATCCCTTCGATAATTCAGTCTACCTAGAGGAGTCACAAACATATCCCCTCCTATATCATAAGAAAAATCATCCTGAACCCTATGATAAAACCGAAATCCAGCACTCGGTGCTATGTATTGCATGGTATCTCGCATAATACCAGTTTGTCCCAATGATTGTGAGGAAAAAACAGAATTGGTTTGAAAAGCTCCTGTTCGAATTCCAAAATCCCAACTATATCCAAAATCCTTTGAATACTCTTCGTAAATCTTAACAACTAATTTATGTTCAGCGCTATTTAGCCGATCGGAATGGTAGGCAGACTGTGCTCCACCAATAAATCCATAAGAAAGATAATCATTTGAAGTCTGAAATTGGAAATAAACATATTCCAATCCCCATTTTGCAGATTTGTGTTTGTATGCCACTTTCGGGGAAAAGGAACTGGATCCCTTTTGTTTTTCTATATCATAAGTAAAAGGAAGGGATCGGATATTCTGATAACCCATCGCCGAACGAGGAAAATACGGAGTTCCTGCTTGAAATGTTACTCGTCCATCATCGTTTGCCCAATCGTTTCCAGAAGTGAAAAAACCACCCTGCCCCATAAGCCTGAATCCAATTTCCCAAGTTCCTTGATTGAATTCTAAGGATCCATTATTGGTAGCAGGGAGATTCGAAGTGATGGGATAATCGGGTTCGTGGTTTTTTTTGCGAAACTGGTTTTCGCGAAGTCCTTTGATTTTAGTGCGAAGTTCAGCTGCTTTTTTAGGGAACCCACGTTCCTCATAGGATTCCGCCTCTAATTCCAATTTTGTGGCTTTCGTTTCCCTAGCCAAAAGAAGATCAGGTCTTAAGGCCAAAGAAACTAAAACAAAGAAGTAGAGAACAGAAATCCGTTTCACAAAGTTTTAACCTTTTCTTTTGATATAAGCTTTTGCAAATTCGGGAAGTACAAAAGCAGCCTTGTGAATTTCTGGACTATAGTATTTGAGTCCTTTAGGAACACGTTTCGGATCTGGTGTTACCGAATATGGATCAATCGCATTCGATAAAAAAGTAAATCCAATGATTCCAGAAGGATAAGTAGGAATCGTCGTGTAATAGTAACCATACTCAGGAAAAATTTTCGGGATAAAATCAAAAAGTGAGGAAATCACATCGCCATGATACCAAAAAGATTCTGCTTGTGTCGCAATGATTCCTGTAGGTTTTAATGCACTTGCCATATCTCTGAAAAATGGTTCCTTAAATAAAACTTCCGCAGGACCAACAGGATCACTTGAATCCACGAGGATCACATCAAAACGACCTTTGTTGTCTCGCGCAAATTTAGCACCGTCATCATAATAATGGATCACTTTTGGATCTTTCATAGCATCCGCACATTCAGGAAAATATTTATAACTAATATCTACAACTGCTTTGTCAATCTCGCATAACACAACTTCTTTGACAGAGGGGTGTTTTAAAACTTCACGAACAGTTCCCCCGTCTCCCCCACCGATCACCAAAACTGATTCTGGGTTAGGATGGCTCATCATTGGAATATGTGCAATCATTTCATGATAAGAATGTTCATCTTTATTGGTAACCATTGTTACACCGTCAAGTGTAAACATTCGTCCAAAGGATTGTGTTTCAAAAATATCGATTTTTTGGAACGGAGATTGTAGGCTTTCGATTGTTTTTGTTACCCGGTAACTCACAGCGCGGCCTTTTTCTAATTCCAATTTTTCGGTATACCAAATCTCCATTGATTTCTCCTAAGGTTTCTCTCTTTAAACCAGATTTGATATAGGAATAAGAAGGTGTAGTTTTTTTTAATGTTTCTTTGTTTGTAAGCAATTAAAAATTCAACTTGGCGGGAACTGGGTGTTTCGGTTCCATTGCCTTGTATGCAGAAATATTCCCGCGTTTTTTACCTGCTTGGTTTTTTATCCATGCCACTTTTCATTTTATTACTCGTTTTTGGTTATATCAAAATCAACGAGATGGCAAGTGAAGAAATCCATTGGGGTCATAACAAATCGTTTGCTTTTGGACAAGCTTCTCGTGAGGGAAAACTCATCCTCCTTGCCGTCACCAAATCACGTTGTGAGATGTTACAAGGATTGGAATGCGGAGAAGGAAAACCAGACCTTGGCGCTTATGTTTTACTCAACTACACTCCTCGGGACCAAGAATTCCAAACACTGATTTTGGATGACCGATTTGGTTCCTTAAAAACAGATCCCATTCCCCAATACTTTCTACTCAATTCTTCTGGGGAAATCCGTCATATGTCAACGCAGCTTCCCAGCGTGGAAGAGATGCAAAAACTCCCCAAAAAAGAATGATCTTTTTTCTGAACTAACCAAAATTCTCTTGCCAGTTCCTTTTGCGAGCCATACCCTATGGGGTATGCACCTTGCGGAGGATTTATGTTAGGACTCACTGTTCACAGAAAAAAAAGTTTTGAAGCCACCATTACCGACACTACCGAAGCCTTAAAAAAGGAAGGGTTCGGGGTTCTGACCACTATCGACGTCAAAAACACCCTCAAAGAAAAAATCGGAGTCGATTTCAAACGTTACACCATCCTCGGAGCATGTAACCCAGGTTTTGCGCACAAAGCCCTCCAAACAACCGATGATATAGGATTGTTACTCCCCTGCAATGTTGTGGTAACCGAAGAAAAAAATGGCGAAACCAAAGTTTCTATTTTTGATCCTATGACTATGACAAAATTAGTCCAAAATCCAGAGTTGGAAAAAATAGCAAAAGAAGTACAAGAAAAATTAATTCAGGTCATCCACCACCTACACGAATGAATTTGATTTAATAATTTAGATTTTTGGAAAGTCAATTCGGGCGCCTCGCCAATGGAACTCCCTACTCGCATGTATCCATTAGGCGATCCCGCTTTCCACTCCAATCTTTCTGGAAAGATTTGTTATATCAAAAAGGACACTTCCACCAGAAAGGATTTCCGGTGTAATCGGTGGCGCTTTTAGAAAAATTGGATTCTATCCACAAAACCCTAGTATGAGTTTGGTGTTTTCTCCTTCTTGCTTTCTGAAGGGAAAAAATTTCTGTCATTACCTTCTGTTAACGAAAACTCATGGATGTCTTTCATCAGTTGCAATCGTTTTGTTAGTGTTAGGTCACAAACTTTCATCTTAAAAAACAAATTGGGTTCGTCAAACCGATACATATTTTCCCATTTGGTTTCATAAATTCTAACCCACTGGTTTTCAAATTTTTCGGATTGAAGGACAAGATACAAAATACATTGGTCATCTTTTCCCAAAGGATAGCTTAGATACAAACTTCCAAAAGATTTTTTTGGAACTGATTGAACACTGAGCGGATAACCAAAAACAGAAAACTCCCGATCCAATCTTTCCTTGCCAATAGAAACTCTGTTCCTCCCCCATCCATAGATAATAGTGATATAAAGGATAAAACCTGAGAAAAATATAAACACCACACCCCAAAGAATTTGTGTGAACGAAGGGAATTTTTTTGCCGGTGCTAACCTTAAAAAATAATACACCAAACAAACCCCATACAGAAATACAATCGCAGAACCTAAAAGATAAAGAATACTAGGAACAGGCACCCAGTCCCATTCTGTTTGGATTTTCCTTTCCCGAGTATTAAAATCTAATTTCCTTTGTTTCGATCTTTCTGCAATCCCCTTGGGAATTTCGGAAATTGAATTCAATACAGGAAGTCCAAGTAAAGTCACCAGTGCTTTTACATTTTGATTTTGTTTGTTTGATTCAAACGATCCAAGTTCTAATTCAAAACCATAAGAAGTGAGTAAACTGATATGTTTTG from Leptospira congkakensis includes the following:
- the speE gene encoding polyamine aminopropyltransferase translates to MEIWYTEKLELEKGRAVSYRVTKTIESLQSPFQKIDIFETQSFGRMFTLDGVTMVTNKDEHSYHEMIAHIPMMSHPNPESVLVIGGGDGGTVREVLKHPSVKEVVLCEIDKAVVDISYKYFPECADAMKDPKVIHYYDDGAKFARDNKGRFDVILVDSSDPVGPAEVLFKEPFFRDMASALKPTGIIATQAESFWYHGDVISSLFDFIPKIFPEYGYYYTTIPTYPSGIIGFTFLSNAIDPYSVTPDPKRVPKGLKYYSPEIHKAAFVLPEFAKAYIKRKG
- a CDS encoding DUF302 domain-containing protein, with the translated sequence MLGLTVHRKKSFEATITDTTEALKKEGFGVLTTIDVKNTLKEKIGVDFKRYTILGACNPGFAHKALQTTDDIGLLLPCNVVVTEEKNGETKVSIFDPMTMTKLVQNPELEKIAKEVQEKLIQVIHHLHE